From the genome of Maribacter algicola, one region includes:
- a CDS encoding DUF4337 domain-containing protein: protein MLQTKKNTDTVEVSVASERAEAIGGVLIAFFAALMAISQMINGELEEEMMIAHNKVVNYSSWYQSKSIKESLKESELDYLQALKETGIVQQENMGNILAKITNVQNQIKKYESEKTEILLGSSNIPKDAWAQDMDGEMGKIVGINEWEALAEEYDFATKKFDLGMLFFQISIVLGAVCIIIYDNPLLQKSFIICMIVTGIIGIMLSIYGYSLAP from the coding sequence ATGCTACAAACTAAAAAAAATACAGATACCGTTGAAGTTTCTGTGGCTTCTGAAAGGGCAGAAGCCATTGGAGGTGTCCTAATTGCTTTTTTTGCGGCTCTAATGGCCATATCCCAAATGATAAATGGAGAACTGGAAGAGGAAATGATGATAGCCCATAACAAAGTTGTGAACTACTCCAGCTGGTACCAGTCCAAAAGCATCAAGGAAAGTCTTAAGGAGAGTGAGTTGGACTATTTACAGGCCTTGAAAGAAACAGGCATTGTACAACAGGAAAATATGGGCAACATACTGGCCAAAATAACAAACGTACAAAACCAAATAAAAAAGTATGAATCAGAAAAAACGGAAATCTTATTAGGATCTTCAAACATTCCCAAAGATGCCTGGGCCCAAGACATGGACGGGGAAATGGGGAAGATTGTTGGCATTAACGAATGGGAAGCGCTTGCGGAGGAGTATGATTTTGCTACCAAAAAATTCGATCTTGGCATGCTTTTCTTTCAAATAAGTATCGTATTGGGTGCCGTCTGTATTATTATTTATGACAATCCACTGCTACAAAAGTCCTTCATCATTTGTATGATAGTTACCGGTATCATTGGCATTATGCTATCAATTTACGGATATAGTCTAGCACCTTAA
- a CDS encoding non-canonical purine NTP diphosphatase — protein MKLVFATHNQNKVREVQQLLPSGIELVSLNDLGITEAIPETAKTLEGNAKLKTDYIYNKYNISCFADDTGLFVHALNGEPGVYSARYAGEENDANANMDKLLRNLKGKVNRSACFTTVIALNLDGKTLFFEGSVEGEIIDTKQGSQGFGYDPIFRPNGYKETFAELPLEIKNEIGHRGKAFSKLITHLNTHHATN, from the coding sequence ATGAAACTTGTATTTGCCACGCACAACCAAAACAAAGTAAGAGAGGTACAACAATTACTACCTAGTGGCATAGAATTGGTTTCACTAAACGATTTGGGTATTACCGAAGCCATTCCCGAAACTGCAAAAACCTTGGAGGGCAATGCAAAACTAAAGACGGATTACATATATAATAAATATAACATATCCTGCTTTGCAGACGATACAGGGTTATTCGTACACGCATTGAATGGTGAACCTGGCGTCTATTCCGCAAGATATGCGGGTGAAGAAAATGATGCCAATGCCAACATGGACAAGTTGTTAAGAAACCTCAAGGGCAAAGTAAATCGCTCCGCTTGCTTCACCACCGTAATTGCATTGAATTTGGATGGGAAAACCCTTTTTTTTGAAGGATCCGTTGAAGGGGAAATAATAGATACCAAACAAGGAAGCCAAGGTTTTGGCTACGACCCCATATTTAGACCAAATGGATATAAGGAAACGTTTGCAGAACTTCCATTGGAAATAAAGAACGAAATAGGCCACAGGGGCAAGGCCTTTTCCAAACTAATAACCCATTTAAACACACACCATGCTACAAACTAA
- a CDS encoding methyltransferase family protein, translating into MAKILLLCAGLIGLVSLFQFFRNKTTVDPMNPEKVNQLVTSGLYKYSRNPMYLALLMVLLALGLYLGNAFNTLVAAGFVGYMNRFQIIPEERILLARFGKDFKSYQIATRRWF; encoded by the coding sequence TTGGCAAAGATACTACTGTTGTGCGCCGGGCTCATAGGTTTGGTTTCCCTCTTCCAGTTTTTTAGGAATAAGACCACTGTAGACCCCATGAATCCTGAAAAAGTAAACCAACTTGTGACCTCCGGACTTTATAAATATTCCAGAAACCCAATGTACTTGGCCTTATTGATGGTTTTGCTCGCTTTGGGACTTTATCTGGGTAATGCCTTCAATACCCTTGTCGCCGCCGGTTTCGTTGGGTATATGAATCGGTTTCAGATCATCCCTGAAGAAAGGATTCTCCTGGCACGGTTTGGAAAGGACTTTAAGTCATATCAAATTGCTACACGAAGGTGGTTCTAA